A genomic region of Ignavibacteria bacterium contains the following coding sequences:
- a CDS encoding TdeIII family type II restriction endonuclease: MPLSNNAKLKIEDLLKDVIRQKLDKYNPETSNMPFHFRLLGRDRYAMFSFIQSMNTTFGISIWEQVSVIIARDAGFEAERQYKLKGEVDRDTEKLIQKIVFDLRKGKLSPNKEREINLIRNKIKRGEEREDPDSTVDLFVKIGSQENYFDITSAKPNMKEFQILKTKLLRWTALRLSQNRRAKAFTRLAIPYNPYHPEPYERWTLKGLYDLDNNEILIGEDYWNFIANDKIYDDLLDVFEEEGNELRNEIDERMTEFR; the protein is encoded by the coding sequence ATGCCGCTCTCAAATAATGCCAAATTAAAAATAGAAGATCTGCTTAAAGACGTTATAAGGCAAAAATTAGATAAGTATAATCCAGAAACTTCTAATATGCCTTTTCATTTTAGATTATTGGGCAGAGATAGATATGCAATGTTTTCATTTATTCAATCTATGAATACAACTTTTGGAATTTCAATCTGGGAACAAGTATCTGTAATTATTGCAAGGGATGCAGGATTTGAAGCTGAAAGACAATATAAATTAAAGGGTGAAGTCGATCGAGATACAGAAAAATTAATTCAAAAAATTGTGTTTGATTTGCGGAAAGGTAAATTATCACCTAATAAAGAACGCGAAATAAATTTAATTAGGAATAAAATTAAAAGAGGCGAAGAACGAGAAGATCCTGATTCAACAGTAGATTTATTTGTAAAAATTGGGTCCCAAGAAAATTATTTTGATATTACAAGTGCAAAACCAAACATGAAAGAATTTCAAATTTTGAAAACCAAATTATTAAGGTGGACGGCTCTTCGCTTAAGTCAGAATAGAAGAGCGAAGGCCTTTACAAGGTTAGCTATTCCTTACAATCCATATCATCCAGAGCCTTATGAGAGATGGACACTTAAAGGCCTCTATGATCTTGATAATAACGAAATATTGATTGGTGAAGATTACTGGAATTTTATTGCAAATGATAAAATTTATGATGACTTGTTAGATGTATTTGAGGAAGAAGGTAATGAATTAAGAAACGAGATTGATGAGAGAATGACAGAATTCAGGTAA